A genomic stretch from Sulfurovum riftiae includes:
- a CDS encoding response regulator, protein MGLKVLVVDDDMINRMLLKTLLKKNPKVSEIIEAENGSDALEKMKKDPSINLILLDIMMPIVDGIEFLKIFRLDMENAHIPVIVLSTDDTRKTEVFDSGANDFLRKPVKEEMLTAKIEQWTKE, encoded by the coding sequence ATGGGATTAAAAGTATTAGTAGTTGATGACGACATGATCAATAGAATGTTACTTAAGACACTTCTTAAGAAAAACCCGAAGGTCAGCGAGATCATCGAGGCAGAGAATGGTTCTGATGCATTGGAAAAGATGAAAAAGGACCCCAGTATCAACCTCATCCTGCTTGACATCATGATGCCGATCGTTGACGGTATCGAGTTTTTGAAGATCTTCCGTCTCGATATGGAAAATGCCCATATCCCGGTCATTGTCCTCTCCACGGACGATACAAGGAAAACGGAAGTCTTTGACAGCGGTGCCAATGACTTCCTGAGAAAGCCGGTCAAAGAGGAGATGCTCACTGCAAAGATCGAGCAGTGGACTAAAGAGTAA
- the lon gene encoding endopeptidase La encodes MQLSDYDEFPATLPIVVEDELFLYPFMISPIFLTDQKDIDAATDAMENNSLLFVTSSIPGKEGSRDFDAMYRVGVVGSIMRKVHIPDGRVKILFQGLARGKILEPAEGDFNRALIDIVKHDGYDQLKVDALMGVLRDKIKILSSLSSHFPADLVRTIEENDEPNRIADLVSSMLKLEKEVAYVLYIEPDIEKRLLGLIDVVTSEIESAKVQREIRTKVHTKIEQTNKEYFLKEQLKEIQHELGMDTQREEEIAAFREKVEALKPHMNEDAFKEISKQLDRLARMHPDSADANVLQSYLEWVLELPFGKLTKKNLSVKEVSKELDKDHYSLEKPKERIVEFFSVRELAELRGIKQKEAGGVILCFAGPPGVGKTSLANSIATALGRPLVRIALGGLEDVNELRGHRRTYVGAMPGRLVQGLIEAKSMDPVIVLDEIDKVGRSMRGDPTAALLEILDPEQNSKYRDYYLNFNIDLSKAIFIATANDVGRIPAPLRDRMEFIGLNSYTPKEKFEIAKRYLIPQELKKHALKRREFSISDKALKILIDEYTREAGVRNLRRRIAGLMRKSARMLLEDSSKTHIAITKKNLEQFTDKKVFEISLVDKKPQVGVVSGLAWTAVGGDVLTIEAIKIKGKGMLQLTGSLGDVMKESVRIAHSVVKILIDEKKLEITPSCIPHTLKEREERISVDPSEVYKRYDLHIHVPEGATPKDGPSAGITMVTAIASILSGRKVDNRVAMTGEVTLTGKVLPIGGLKEKLIAAYKAGVTKALIPQKNYERDLDDIPNEVKKNIKIIGVSNVYDVLKEVFVK; translated from the coding sequence ATGCAACTTAGTGATTATGATGAATTTCCGGCAACGCTTCCCATTGTTGTCGAGGATGAACTTTTTCTTTACCCTTTTATGATCAGCCCTATTTTCCTGACCGACCAGAAGGATATCGATGCGGCGACGGATGCCATGGAGAACAACTCGCTTCTTTTCGTGACGTCATCCATTCCCGGCAAAGAGGGAAGCCGTGACTTCGATGCGATGTACAGAGTAGGGGTGGTCGGCTCCATTATGCGCAAGGTGCATATTCCTGACGGAAGAGTGAAGATACTCTTTCAGGGGCTTGCACGTGGAAAGATACTCGAACCGGCAGAGGGGGACTTCAACAGAGCGCTCATCGACATCGTCAAACATGACGGATATGACCAGCTTAAAGTCGATGCGCTGATGGGTGTGCTGCGCGACAAGATAAAGATACTCTCCTCGCTCAGCAGCCATTTCCCCGCCGATCTGGTACGTACCATCGAAGAGAATGACGAACCCAACCGTATCGCCGATCTTGTCTCTTCCATGTTGAAACTGGAGAAAGAGGTCGCCTATGTGCTTTACATCGAGCCGGATATAGAGAAAAGACTTCTGGGGCTCATCGATGTGGTCACTTCCGAGATCGAATCTGCCAAGGTACAGAGAGAGATACGTACGAAGGTGCATACCAAGATCGAGCAGACCAACAAAGAGTATTTCCTCAAAGAACAGCTCAAAGAGATACAGCATGAACTGGGAATGGATACACAGCGTGAAGAGGAGATCGCCGCGTTCAGAGAGAAAGTGGAGGCGCTCAAGCCACATATGAACGAGGATGCCTTCAAGGAGATCAGCAAACAGCTCGACCGTCTTGCCAGAATGCATCCGGACTCGGCGGATGCCAATGTACTTCAGTCTTACCTGGAGTGGGTACTTGAACTGCCGTTCGGGAAGCTTACCAAGAAGAACCTGAGTGTCAAAGAGGTCTCCAAGGAGCTTGACAAGGACCATTACTCTCTGGAAAAACCCAAAGAACGTATCGTTGAATTCTTCTCGGTTAGGGAACTGGCGGAACTCAGAGGGATCAAGCAGAAAGAGGCAGGCGGGGTCATCCTCTGTTTTGCAGGACCTCCGGGGGTAGGTAAGACCTCTCTGGCGAATTCTATCGCCACGGCACTTGGACGGCCACTCGTGCGTATCGCGCTGGGCGGGCTTGAAGATGTCAACGAACTCAGAGGGCACAGACGAACCTATGTGGGTGCGATGCCCGGTCGTCTGGTACAGGGGCTCATAGAGGCCAAAAGCATGGACCCTGTCATTGTCCTGGATGAGATCGACAAAGTGGGAAGAAGCATGCGTGGCGACCCGACAGCGGCACTATTGGAGATACTTGACCCGGAACAGAACAGCAAGTACAGGGACTACTACCTGAACTTCAACATCGACCTGAGCAAAGCGATCTTCATTGCCACGGCGAACGATGTGGGGCGAATCCCCGCACCGCTGCGTGACAGAATGGAGTTCATAGGGCTCAACTCCTATACGCCCAAAGAGAAATTCGAGATCGCCAAGCGCTACCTTATTCCGCAGGAGCTGAAGAAACATGCGCTCAAACGCAGGGAGTTCTCCATTTCCGACAAAGCGCTGAAGATACTTATAGACGAGTATACCAGAGAAGCGGGCGTGAGGAACCTTCGCCGCCGCATCGCGGGGCTTATGCGAAAATCTGCGCGTATGCTGCTTGAAGACAGCAGCAAGACCCATATTGCCATAACAAAGAAGAACCTGGAGCAGTTCACGGACAAAAAAGTGTTTGAAATTTCGCTTGTCGACAAGAAACCTCAGGTCGGTGTGGTCAGCGGGCTTGCCTGGACAGCGGTCGGCGGGGATGTGCTTACCATCGAAGCGATCAAGATCAAAGGGAAGGGCATGCTCCAACTTACCGGAAGCCTCGGTGATGTAATGAAGGAGTCTGTACGCATTGCGCACTCTGTTGTGAAGATACTCATTGATGAAAAGAAACTGGAGATCACGCCATCATGTATTCCTCATACGCTCAAAGAGAGAGAAGAGCGTATCTCTGTGGACCCCAGTGAGGTTTACAAGCGCTATGACCTGCATATCCACGTACCCGAAGGGGCGACACCCAAAGACGGACCGAGTGCGGGTATAACCATGGTAACGGCCATAGCTTCCATTTTAAGCGGCAGAAAAGTGGATAACAGGGTGGCAATGACAGGAGAAGTGACCCTGACGGGGAAAGTACTTCCGATCGGCGGGCTGAAAGAGAAGCTTATCGCTGCCTACAAAGCGGGTGTGACCAAAGCATTGATCCCCCAAAAGAATTACGAACGTGACCTTGATGATATACCAAATGAAGTAAAGAAGAATATCAAGATAATCGGTGTTTCAAATGTGTATGATGTGTTGAAAGAAGTGTTCGTAAAATAA
- a CDS encoding outer membrane protein assembly factor BamD, producing MKKSILIGLALAFLFVGCAKDDDEVAEFNKPALYWYQQIGNSIASGNMDKADAYYISLKSEHMRSPLMQTAMMMLAVAHMDEEEYLLAGYYLDEYNKRFGGEKNREYIEYMKLKAAFLGIKDVYKDQKLIMDSINGAGTYLLRYPGSTYTPLVKTILVRLHMSQYLLNENIAALYERTGKPDAAKIYREKNKGSIVEMADITPPEKGVIGQVFD from the coding sequence TTGAAGAAAAGTATTTTGATCGGTCTGGCATTGGCATTTTTATTTGTGGGCTGTGCGAAAGATGACGATGAGGTTGCCGAGTTTAACAAACCGGCGCTTTACTGGTACCAGCAGATAGGGAACAGCATCGCTTCGGGCAACATGGATAAGGCAGATGCCTACTACATTTCGCTCAAGAGTGAGCATATGCGTTCGCCTCTGATGCAGACGGCAATGATGATGCTTGCCGTCGCGCATATGGATGAAGAGGAGTATCTACTTGCAGGGTACTACCTCGACGAGTACAACAAGCGTTTCGGGGGTGAGAAGAACCGTGAGTATATCGAGTACATGAAGCTCAAAGCCGCTTTCCTGGGCATCAAGGATGTCTATAAGGACCAGAAGCTCATTATGGACAGTATCAACGGAGCAGGGACATACCTTCTGAGGTACCCAGGTTCCACCTATACGCCGCTGGTCAAGACCATTTTGGTACGTCTGCACATGAGCCAGTACCTGCTCAACGAGAACATTGCGGCACTCTATGAGAGAACAGGCAAGCCGGATGCAGCGAAGATCTACCGAGAGAAGAACAAAGGCTCCATCGTAGAGATGGCGGACATTACCCCTCCTGAAAAAGGAGTGATAGGGCAAGTGTTCGATTAG
- a CDS encoding nucleotidyltransferase family protein, with protein MQKEHILSYLADMKSDLAKKGIEKIGLFGSFAKDKADTFSDIDIAIKIKKSYLDEHDVWDYFTLIDSIKQMLLKKFSRKIDVYDLDSSSDIKDTISKEIIYV; from the coding sequence ATGCAAAAAGAACATATTCTCTCCTATCTTGCCGATATGAAGTCTGACCTTGCTAAGAAAGGAATTGAGAAGATCGGTCTTTTTGGAAGTTTTGCTAAAGATAAAGCAGATACATTCAGCGATATTGATATTGCCATAAAGATCAAAAAATCCTACCTCGATGAACACGATGTTTGGGATTATTTTACCCTTATCGACAGCATCAAACAAATGTTACTCAAAAAATTTTCACGAAAAATAGATGTATACGACCTTGACAGTAGTAGCGATATAAAAGATACAATCTCTAAGGAGATCATCTATGTCTGA
- a CDS encoding DUF86 domain-containing protein — protein MSDPYDRLRTIQKKIDFIENICKEDGSITNALADEKRSRASILMHLTSIAEQFNKLAEDAEFGILSQFDKRDLKGSYDVRNYIAHDYEGVNLSVIEHIIRNKLPKIKTITEIILSPLQRTATS, from the coding sequence ATGTCTGATCCGTATGATAGGCTGAGAACTATACAGAAAAAGATCGATTTTATAGAAAACATATGCAAAGAAGATGGGTCTATCACCAATGCCCTGGCAGATGAAAAGCGTTCAAGAGCTTCTATTCTCATGCATTTGACCTCTATCGCCGAACAATTTAACAAGCTGGCAGAAGATGCCGAATTTGGTATATTGAGTCAGTTCGACAAGAGAGACCTCAAAGGAAGCTATGATGTCAGAAACTATATTGCCCATGATTATGAGGGTGTCAACTTAAGTGTAATTGAACACATTATCCGTAATAAACTGCCAAAGATAAAAACGATTACTGAAATAATTTTATCTCCTCTTCAGAGAACTGCCACTTCATAA
- a CDS encoding transposase, whose translation MPRKPRIEIPGYYHIINRGVERRMVYGEVEDYEYFLELLCAHAQNYAVNVHNYCLMSNHYHLLIETEEENLSRFMRQINANYAIYFNKKYGRVGHLWQGRYRSWYVTDEAYLYTLMRYIEQNPIKAAMVKSVESYPYNSAHFFLDEKKIPKCLKNAWIVQNYLDDREAIRAFLESPVDTDQLAELKKASAMLAASNVGRRIDEEKLKKLLQGTGEKKERNVRILEAYRQGYSQHMIAKVLGLNQATIQRIIVRTKNSISIT comes from the coding sequence ATGCCGAGAAAACCACGCATTGAAATTCCGGGATATTACCATATCATCAATAGAGGAGTTGAAAGACGTATGGTGTACGGGGAGGTGGAGGATTATGAATATTTCCTCGAGTTGCTGTGTGCGCATGCACAAAACTATGCCGTAAACGTACACAACTACTGTCTGATGAGCAACCACTACCATTTACTTATTGAGACAGAGGAAGAGAACCTTTCACGGTTCATGCGGCAGATCAATGCCAATTATGCCATCTACTTCAATAAAAAATATGGAAGAGTAGGACATTTGTGGCAGGGGAGGTATCGGTCCTGGTATGTTACGGATGAAGCCTATCTGTATACACTGATGCGCTACATAGAGCAAAATCCCATCAAGGCCGCCATGGTAAAGTCTGTTGAATCATATCCATACAATTCGGCACATTTTTTTCTTGATGAAAAGAAGATTCCAAAATGTCTCAAAAATGCCTGGATAGTACAAAACTATCTGGATGACAGGGAAGCCATTAGGGCATTTCTTGAGTCACCGGTAGATACAGACCAGTTGGCGGAACTGAAAAAAGCATCGGCAATGTTGGCGGCATCGAATGTTGGCAGGAGAATAGATGAAGAAAAACTGAAAAAATTGCTGCAGGGGACAGGAGAAAAGAAAGAGAGGAATGTACGTATACTCGAAGCGTATAGACAAGGGTATTCACAACATATGATCGCTAAAGTTTTGGGGTTGAATCAGGCGACCATACAGCGAATTATTGTCAGGACAAAAAATAGCATTAGCATCACCTGA
- a CDS encoding ribbon-helix-helix protein, CopG family — MEAQTNYDRITFSLPHSMNVTLDSLKQELQSSKSDIIKQAIEYFVKQQEEKKLARAVELMAKEYENNDELTTLTDLDSEDFQ; from the coding sequence ATGGAAGCACAAACAAATTATGATCGCATTACATTTTCGCTACCACACAGTATGAATGTCACACTCGATTCCCTAAAACAGGAGTTACAAAGTTCCAAATCTGACATTATAAAACAAGCAATAGAGTATTTTGTGAAGCAACAGGAAGAAAAGAAGCTTGCACGTGCTGTTGAACTCATGGCAAAAGAGTATGAAAACAATGATGAGCTTACCACTCTTACTGACTTGGACTCTGAGGACTTCCAATGA
- a CDS encoding type II toxin-antitoxin system PemK/MazF family toxin: MKQGSIWQVNLDPTIGSEIKKSRPCLILNNDKIGKLPLKIVAPITDFKEHYALVPWMVTVEPTKENGLSKKSAIDLFQVRSVSQQRLTCKIGKIQNNILLKCRQSLDIVFEVYGKE; the protein is encoded by the coding sequence ATGAAACAGGGCTCTATCTGGCAAGTAAATCTTGACCCAACAATTGGTTCAGAAATCAAAAAAAGCAGACCCTGCCTCATACTCAACAACGATAAAATAGGAAAACTCCCACTAAAAATTGTTGCTCCTATTACAGACTTTAAAGAGCACTATGCTCTTGTTCCATGGATGGTAACTGTTGAACCCACAAAAGAAAATGGACTAAGCAAAAAATCTGCCATCGACCTTTTTCAGGTACGTTCAGTTTCACAGCAGAGACTCACTTGTAAAATAGGAAAAATACAAAATAATATTTTACTTAAATGCAGACAATCACTCGATATAGTTTTTGAGGTTTATGGAAAAGAATAG
- a CDS encoding pilus assembly FimT family protein, producing the protein MKKPAFTMIELTLVIVVIGILAALALPRLDRDLRQGAKDNILAAIRYTQHLALVDDKTDPRDANWQQELWTIRFSADGDGRYFYTISSNADHGGNVDKNETAIDPINGKYIYNAAGDSTIDNDESPNLFLGKKYGVDSVAFGGGCSGSTHIAFDHLGRPFKSGIFSASNPYDGYMTTDCTITVGFEDTSITNIVFTIEKETGYVSAI; encoded by the coding sequence ATGAAAAAACCGGCTTTTACAATGATTGAACTTACATTGGTTATCGTAGTAATAGGAATATTAGCAGCATTGGCATTACCAAGGCTTGACCGTGATCTGAGACAGGGTGCGAAAGACAACATTCTTGCGGCTATCCGGTATACGCAGCATCTGGCACTGGTCGATGACAAAACGGACCCCAGAGATGCAAACTGGCAGCAGGAGCTGTGGACCATCCGGTTTTCAGCTGATGGAGATGGACGGTATTTTTACACCATTTCATCGAATGCCGATCATGGAGGAAATGTCGATAAGAATGAAACAGCAATAGATCCGATTAATGGAAAATATATTTATAATGCTGCGGGAGACAGTACGATCGACAATGATGAAAGTCCTAATCTTTTTCTCGGAAAGAAATATGGTGTAGACAGTGTAGCATTCGGTGGAGGCTGCAGTGGATCGACACATATAGCTTTCGATCACCTTGGGCGGCCTTTCAAAAGTGGTATCTTCTCTGCTTCGAACCCCTATGACGGATATATGACAACAGACTGTACTATTACGGTGGGCTTTGAAGATACCAGTATTACCAATATCGTTTTCACGATAGAGAAAGAGACAGGATATGTTAGCGCTATCTGA